The following are from one region of the Hyla sarda isolate aHylSar1 chromosome 6, aHylSar1.hap1, whole genome shotgun sequence genome:
- the APOBEC4 gene encoding putative C->U-editing enzyme APOBEC-4 has translation METIFQEFSGYHGTLVKPYYWLYPNHHCVRCPYHIRTGEDSRVTYGEFYEAFGFPYGPTTPENRQLLFYEVKSLDGAVIQKGQASNCAHSDLHVESMLFQRNGYLDSFIYQHNPVGYLTLYTNLTPCNEYGHFCISKIYDLLLKYPDMRLDIYFSQLYHVAEEFPASYWNKEALRSLAGHWPRVTLNPLSNGIWKTVLYSFVKEVPESTLYQPILPVRASADRYNAHMIHLITGVKPYFVDVPPVFQPQEKERVPEYQREKINPTSLPQPQTGFSPYYPMFASHIPSIPVPKSYRPIEANSKPKNVVRHLNMPGNISGDMNFRDIVANARKTNEVIITEEVVKKTDTEANRSRRHKRDIYSAKKSKR, from the coding sequence ATGGAAACTATTTTTCAGGAATTTTCTGGATATCATGGAACCTTAGTAAAGCCATATTACTGGCTCTATCCGAACCACCATTGTGTGAGATGTCCGTACCATATCAGGACAGGAGAGGACTCCCGGGTCACCTATGGAGAGTTCTACGAGGCCTTCGGCTTTCCCTATGGGCCAACAACGCCTGAAAACCGGCAACTGCTATTTTACGAAGTGAAATCGTTGGATGGGGCCGTCATCCAGAAGGGTCAGGCTTCCAACTGCGCTCATTCGGACCTTCACGTGGAGTCCATGTTGTTTCAGAGAAACGGTTATCTAGACTCCTTCATCTACCAGCATAACCCAGTCGGCTACTTAACCCTTTACACAAACCTAACTCCATGCAATGAGTATGGGCATTTTTGCATCAGTAAAATCTACGACTTATTGCTGAAGTATCCTGACATGCGCTTAGACATCTACTTCTCGCAGTTGTACCATGTTGCGGAAGAGTTTCCTGCTTCTTACTGGAACAAAGAGGCCTTGAGGAGTCTTGCTGGTCATTGGCCAAGAGTAACGCTAAATCCATTGAGTAATGGGATCTGGAAAACCGTTCTTTACTCTTTCGTAAAAGAAGTTCCAGAGAGCACCTTGTACCAACCCATTTTGCCTGTGAGGGCTTCAGCGGACCGATATAACGCACACATGATACATCTTATCACTGGAGTTAAGCCATATTTTGTTGACGTTCCTCCAGTTTTTCAACCTCAAGAGAAGGAACGTGTTCCGGAGTATCAAAGAGAAAAGATTAatcctacttccctccctcagccCCAAACAGGCTTCTCCCCATACTATCCTATGTTTGCTTCACACATTCCCTCCATCCCCGTACCCAAGTCATATAGACCGATAGAAGCTAATTCTAAACCCAAAAACGTTGTCCGGCATCTGAACATGCCTGGGAATATAAGTGGAGACATGAACTTCAGAGACATTGTAGCAAATGCAAGAAAAACCAATGAAGTTATAATCACGGAGGAAGTGGTAAAAAAGACAGATACAGAGGCAAACAGGAGCAGAAGACACAAAAGAGACATTTATTCTGCGAAAAAATCCAAGCGCTGA